The Thiothrix subterranea genome has a segment encoding these proteins:
- a CDS encoding TRAP transporter substrate-binding protein, whose product MERRSFLKQTAAGAAALVAASGAALAADEAAKAITADLPTVSWRLTSSFPKSLDTIFGASDVLATALAKITGGKFTIKVFAAGEIVPGLQVLDAIQNGTVEAGHTASYYYFGKNPALAFDCAVPFGLTSRQQTAWMLHGNGMKLMRELFAEYNVVNFMGGNTGVQMGGWFNKEINTVKDLEGLKFRVGGFAGRVLSKLGVVPQQLPGGEIYPALEKGTIDAAEWVGPYDDEKLGFAKIVKNYYTPGWWEAGPQMSFYVNKEQWEKLPDAYKAAWEAACQQAHNDMQAKYDANNPQALANLLQGDVKLRQFNDEIMEACFKATVETYEEESKANPKFKKIYDDWKVFRNNQAQWFSVAEQSYAKFAFAKKL is encoded by the coding sequence ATGGAACGTCGTTCATTTCTGAAACAAACCGCTGCGGGTGCTGCGGCACTGGTGGCGGCCTCTGGTGCTGCTTTGGCTGCTGATGAAGCGGCAAAAGCGATTACTGCCGATTTACCCACCGTCAGTTGGCGCTTAACCTCTAGCTTCCCCAAATCACTTGACACCATTTTCGGCGCATCCGACGTACTCGCAACGGCACTGGCTAAAATCACGGGCGGCAAATTCACCATCAAAGTCTTCGCAGCAGGTGAAATCGTTCCCGGCTTGCAAGTATTGGATGCGATTCAAAACGGCACGGTCGAAGCAGGTCATACAGCCTCTTACTATTATTTCGGCAAAAATCCTGCCCTCGCCTTCGATTGCGCCGTACCCTTCGGCCTAACCTCACGCCAGCAAACCGCGTGGATGTTGCACGGCAACGGCATGAAATTAATGCGCGAACTCTTCGCTGAATACAACGTCGTCAATTTCATGGGCGGCAATACCGGCGTACAAATGGGCGGCTGGTTCAACAAAGAAATCAACACGGTCAAAGACTTGGAAGGTTTGAAATTCCGCGTCGGTGGTTTTGCAGGGCGCGTCTTGAGCAAACTCGGCGTTGTGCCACAGCAATTACCCGGTGGCGAAATTTATCCCGCACTGGAAAAAGGCACGATTGACGCGGCGGAATGGGTCGGCCCTTACGACGACGAAAAACTCGGTTTTGCCAAAATCGTCAAAAACTACTACACCCCCGGTTGGTGGGAAGCAGGCCCGCAAATGTCGTTCTACGTCAATAAAGAGCAGTGGGAAAAATTACCGGATGCCTACAAAGCCGCGTGGGAAGCCGCTTGCCAACAAGCCCACAACGATATGCAGGCGAAGTACGACGCGAATAACCCGCAAGCCCTCGCTAACTTGTTGCAAGGTGATGTGAAATTGCGCCAGTTCAACGACGAAATCATGGAAGCCTGCTTCAAAGCTACTGTGGAAACTTACGAAGAAGAATCCAAAGCCAACCCCAAATTCAAAAAGATCTACGACGATTGGAAAGTGTTCCGCAATAACCAAGCGCAATGGTTTAGCGTGGCAGAACAATCCTACGCCAAATTCGCATTCGCCAAAAAACTCTAA
- a CDS encoding argininosuccinate synthase has product MAQSVNKVVLAYSGGLDTSIIVRWLQENYGCEIVTFTADIGQGEEVEPARSKALAMGIKPEEIFIEDLREEFVRDYVFPMFRANTIYEGEYLLGTSIARPLIAKRLIEIANDTGADAISHGATGKGNDQVRFELGAYALKPGVKVIAPWREWDMNSRADLMAYAEKHNIPVDFKKAGKKSPYSMDANLLHISYEGGPLEDPWFEAEEDMWRWSVSPETAPDKPTYVEITFKGGDAVALDGQEMSASAILETLNKLGGANGIGRLDLVENRYVGMKSRGCYETPGGTILLPAHRAIESLTLDREVAHLKDSLMPKYAELVYNGYWWSPERKMMQTMIDASQAFVNGTVRMKLYKGAVTVAGRKSDDSLFDARIATFDDDGGAYNQKDAEGFIKLNALRMRIAAVKGR; this is encoded by the coding sequence ATGGCACAGTCTGTCAACAAAGTCGTGTTAGCCTACTCCGGCGGCTTGGATACTTCCATCATCGTGCGGTGGCTGCAAGAAAATTACGGGTGCGAAATCGTCACCTTCACCGCTGACATCGGTCAGGGCGAAGAAGTCGAACCTGCGCGTTCCAAAGCCTTGGCAATGGGCATTAAACCGGAAGAAATCTTTATCGAAGACCTGCGCGAAGAATTCGTGCGCGACTACGTGTTCCCGATGTTCCGCGCCAACACCATTTACGAAGGCGAATACCTGCTGGGTACGTCCATCGCCCGCCCATTAATCGCTAAGCGTTTGATTGAAATCGCGAACGACACGGGAGCGGATGCGATTTCCCACGGCGCAACCGGCAAAGGCAACGACCAAGTGCGCTTTGAACTCGGTGCTTACGCGCTGAAGCCGGGCGTAAAAGTAATTGCCCCTTGGCGCGAATGGGACATGAATTCCCGTGCTGATTTGATGGCGTATGCGGAAAAGCACAATATCCCCGTCGATTTCAAAAAGGCTGGCAAAAAATCCCCGTACTCGATGGATGCTAACCTGCTGCACATTTCTTATGAAGGCGGCCCTTTGGAAGATCCGTGGTTTGAAGCCGAAGAAGACATGTGGCGCTGGAGCGTTTCGCCAGAAACTGCACCAGACAAGCCTACCTATGTCGAAATCACCTTCAAAGGCGGCGATGCGGTAGCGTTAGACGGTCAAGAAATGTCCGCCTCTGCCATCCTCGAAACCCTCAACAAATTGGGTGGTGCAAACGGTATCGGGCGTTTGGATTTGGTGGAAAATCGCTACGTCGGCATGAAATCACGCGGCTGCTACGAAACCCCCGGCGGCACAATCTTGTTGCCTGCGCACCGTGCCATTGAATCACTCACCCTCGACCGCGAAGTCGCGCACCTGAAAGACAGCCTGATGCCCAAGTACGCCGAACTGGTTTACAACGGCTACTGGTGGAGTCCTGAGCGCAAAATGATGCAAACCATGATCGACGCATCGCAAGCCTTCGTGAACGGCACAGTGCGCATGAAGTTGTACAAAGGTGCGGTCACGGTTGCTGGTCGCAAATCCGACGACAGCTTGTTCGACGCACGCATTGCCACCTTTGACGATGACGGCGGCGCGTACAATCAGAAAGATGCGGAAGGTTTCATCAAGCTGAATGCGCTGCGGATGCGAATTGCTGCGGTCAAGGGTCGTTAA
- a CDS encoding SlyX family protein, whose product MEARLEKLELLFMEQEQTLEALSRQIYLQQKDITSALLEIERLNEKLKSITPSAVGSQADETPPPHY is encoded by the coding sequence ATGGAAGCACGCTTGGAAAAATTGGAACTCCTGTTCATGGAACAGGAGCAAACGCTCGAAGCCTTAAGTCGCCAGATTTACCTGCAACAAAAAGACATTACCTCGGCGTTGCTGGAAATCGAACGGCTTAACGAAAAGCTCAAATCCATCACCCCATCTGCCGTCGGTAGTCAGGCGGATGAAACTCCACCCCCGCATTATTGA
- a CDS encoding class I SAM-dependent methyltransferase, whose product MSDRYQLVQTPARLELHDTHDPKVGAVYVDFVEGKAQHRRKFGGGKGQDIAKAIGLHKFKHPQVIDATAGLGRESFVLATLGCTVTLLERSPVVHALLADGLQRALASDDQETLEIASRMTLYPADAHVWLTELPAVAWPDVIYLDPMFPDRQKSALVQKEMRFFHEVVGADPDSDGLLALAQERAKRRVVVKRPRHAPELHGCKPAFVISGKTVRYDVYLGKATAQEHAHQE is encoded by the coding sequence ATGTCTGATCGCTATCAATTGGTGCAAACCCCTGCACGGCTGGAACTACACGATACCCACGACCCCAAAGTGGGTGCGGTGTACGTCGATTTCGTGGAAGGCAAAGCCCAACACCGCCGTAAATTCGGTGGCGGCAAAGGGCAGGACATTGCCAAAGCGATTGGTTTACACAAATTCAAACACCCGCAGGTGATTGATGCAACCGCAGGTTTAGGGCGCGAATCGTTCGTGCTGGCGACGTTGGGTTGCACGGTGACGTTGCTGGAACGTTCGCCGGTGGTTCATGCCTTGCTTGCCGATGGTTTGCAACGGGCGCTGGCGAGTGATGATCAGGAAACGCTGGAAATTGCTTCGCGCATGACCTTGTATCCGGCAGATGCGCACGTATGGCTAACAGAACTTCCGGCAGTGGCATGGCCTGATGTAATTTATCTCGACCCCATGTTTCCCGATCGGCAAAAATCCGCTTTGGTACAAAAAGAGATGCGTTTTTTTCACGAAGTAGTGGGAGCCGATCCCGACAGTGATGGATTGTTAGCATTGGCTCAGGAACGCGCTAAGCGGCGGGTCGTCGTTAAGCGCCCACGTCACGCGCCTGAATTACACGGCTGTAAACCGGCTTTTGTCATCAGTGGTAAAACCGTGCGTTATGATGTTTATTTAGGCAAGGCAACTGCGCAAGAACACGCCCATCAGGAATAA
- a CDS encoding DUF423 domain-containing protein, whose product MKKDHFLLIASVSGMLAVALGAFGAHGLEKLVDARMLQRFHTGVEYQFYHSLALLLISILYKQIKNKYVYYAGCAFLLGIVLFSGSLYLYVLTEIKAFVLVTPLGGLSFIVGWVLLAFSAKNSAYSEKR is encoded by the coding sequence GTGAAAAAAGATCATTTTCTGTTAATCGCCAGTGTGTCAGGAATGCTCGCAGTTGCATTAGGGGCATTTGGTGCACACGGTTTGGAAAAATTAGTCGATGCGAGGATGTTGCAACGTTTTCATACCGGTGTCGAGTACCAGTTTTACCATTCCTTGGCATTATTATTGATTAGTATTTTATATAAACAGATAAAAAATAAGTATGTTTATTATGCCGGTTGTGCATTTTTGTTAGGCATTGTGTTGTTCTCTGGTAGTCTCTATCTGTATGTTTTAACAGAAATTAAAGCATTCGTGCTGGTAACGCCCCTAGGTGGGCTTAGCTTTATTGTGGGATGGGTGCTACTGGCTTTTTCTGCAAAAAACAGTGCCTATTCAGAGAAAAGATAA
- a CDS encoding metallophosphoesterase — MSYTPFKFFGKNSRGRDFVVGDIHGSFSALERLLQRIDFDPEADRVFSVGDLIDRGAESHRVIEFLNHSWFHSIMGNHERMLLDSEYNAAVLENWTRYNGGAWWKRVPEHIRPRIRNVLAQLPLAFEVSTANGHIGIVHADIPTGIPWHQFIRSLESDPDMEEYALWSRNRYKHFKMMGRTVAVDGIDLVVFGHTPVSKPLHTANFYYIDTGAALLDDKALGTLTLLQIHPVMALHQLDVRTEEDVHAPA, encoded by the coding sequence ATGAGTTATACACCGTTTAAATTTTTTGGTAAAAATTCACGCGGGCGCGATTTTGTCGTCGGTGATATTCATGGCTCTTTTTCAGCGCTAGAACGGCTGTTGCAGCGTATTGATTTTGATCCTGAGGCTGATCGGGTGTTTTCGGTCGGGGATCTGATTGATCGTGGTGCGGAGTCGCATCGCGTGATTGAGTTTCTCAACCACAGTTGGTTTCATTCAATCATGGGAAATCATGAACGCATGTTGCTGGACTCAGAATACAACGCCGCAGTGTTGGAAAACTGGACTCGCTACAACGGCGGTGCTTGGTGGAAGCGTGTCCCTGAGCATATTCGACCGCGCATTCGCAATGTGTTGGCGCAATTGCCACTGGCCTTTGAGGTATCGACGGCGAACGGGCATATTGGCATTGTTCATGCTGATATTCCGACGGGGATTCCTTGGCATCAATTCATCCGTTCGTTGGAATCAGACCCCGATATGGAAGAATACGCGCTGTGGTCGCGCAATCGCTACAAACATTTCAAGATGATGGGGCGCACTGTGGCTGTCGATGGCATTGACTTGGTGGTATTTGGGCATACGCCAGTCAGTAAGCCGTTACACACCGCGAATTTCTATTATATTGACACCGGTGCTGCGTTGTTAGATGACAAAGCTTTAGGCACATTAACCTTGTTGCAAATTCATCCGGTGATGGCGTTGCATCAATTGGATGTGCGCACTGAGGAAGATGTTCACGCTCCGGCGTGA
- a CDS encoding Fe-S cluster assembly transcription factor, which yields MKLSTKGRYAVTAMMDLAIHDHQGPVTLADISQCQGISLSYLEQLFAKLRKEGLVEGVRGPGGGYRLGRPSSQISIAEIINAVDENIDVTRCLGTKDCHGGEKCLTHQLWEDLSGRLYEFLDNLTLASFINRPEIREVSRRQDTIASRIATMFPPRPTIGAAVSASC from the coding sequence ATGAAACTGTCAACAAAAGGTCGGTACGCGGTCACTGCCATGATGGATCTGGCGATTCACGATCATCAAGGCCCTGTCACGCTGGCAGATATTTCACAATGCCAAGGCATTTCTTTGTCTTATCTTGAGCAATTGTTTGCAAAGTTGCGTAAAGAAGGTTTAGTGGAAGGGGTGCGCGGCCCAGGCGGTGGTTATCGTTTAGGCCGCCCTTCCAGCCAGATCAGCATCGCGGAAATCATTAATGCGGTAGACGAAAACATTGACGTAACCCGTTGCCTTGGCACTAAAGATTGCCACGGTGGTGAGAAATGCTTAACCCATCAACTGTGGGAAGATTTGAGCGGACGTTTGTATGAATTTTTGGATAATTTGACCTTAGCCAGTTTCATCAATCGCCCTGAAATCCGCGAAGTGTCGCGCCGTCAAGACACGATTGCCAGCCGGATTGCCACGATGTTCCCTCCACGTCCCACAATTGGTGCAGCCGTAAGCGCTAGTTGCTGA
- a CDS encoding DUF1249 domain-containing protein, with amino-acid sequence MLVKEQPATFAPRPKSFAALMEMYEINYIQLRLLCGDIRILPQATVSRVANGIPVSLTILDHTSHTSTLMLTYLFDESHNAKDNRPDMLIRVYHDSRQAEVVSHRCRLTEDPVQYWNKELDTMLLCRWRMNRFLYKWTNYLRRQGHCFT; translated from the coding sequence ATGTTAGTCAAAGAACAACCCGCCACCTTCGCGCCACGCCCAAAATCTTTCGCCGCGCTGATGGAAATGTACGAAATAAATTATATCCAGTTGCGTCTATTATGCGGCGACATACGTATCTTACCGCAAGCAACGGTATCACGGGTGGCAAACGGCATTCCGGTTTCACTCACGATTCTCGATCACACGTCTCATACCAGCACGTTGATGCTGACGTATTTGTTTGACGAAAGCCATAATGCCAAAGACAACCGCCCGGATATGCTGATTCGGGTTTACCACGATTCGCGCCAAGCTGAGGTGGTGAGTCACCGCTGCCGACTGACCGAAGACCCTGTACAGTATTGGAATAAAGAGTTAGACACGATGCTACTGTGTCGGTGGCGCATGAACAGATTCTTGTACAAGTGGACAAATTACTTACGCCGACAGGGGCACTGTTTCACCTAG
- a CDS encoding alpha-D-glucose phosphate-specific phosphoglucomutase — MTIQTIKTTPFDDQKPGTSGLRKSVKQFKKPDYLQTFVQAIFNTLNNVQGSTLILGGDGRYFNREAIQIILRMAAAAGFGRVILGQGGILSTPAASNLIRQYQAIGGIILSASHNAGGPDGDFGIKFNGANGGPAPESLTEAMFAESKQLHEYHIAPLQPIPVDKLGTYQVAGMSVEVIDSVSAYLALMETIFDFDKIAALLTSDHFKMRFDAMHAVTGPYGHRILEERLGAPVDTVIQGEPLADFGGGHPDPNQTHAHELMAMLYARNSDIDFGAASDGDGDRNMILGKRFFVTPSDSLAILAANARLIPGYKDGIAGIARSMPTSQAPDRVAAKLGIPCFETPTGWKFFGNLLDAGKITLCGEESFGTGSDHVREKDGLWAVLFWLNLLAEKQDSVENIVRKHWAEYGRNYYSRHDYEAIELKDANALVDALQAQLPGLVGKQFGALTVGATDNFTYTDPVDGSVSKNQGIRILFTDGSRIIFRLSGTGTQGATLRVYLEKYEADVSKHDQEVQDALADLLAIVQQVARIEHFTGREAADVVT; from the coding sequence ATGACTATCCAGACCATTAAAACCACACCTTTCGATGACCAAAAACCGGGAACATCCGGTTTACGGAAAAGCGTCAAGCAATTCAAGAAGCCTGATTATTTGCAAACCTTTGTACAAGCCATTTTCAATACCTTGAACAATGTACAAGGAAGCACCCTGATTCTCGGCGGTGACGGGCGTTATTTTAACCGCGAGGCGATTCAAATCATTCTGCGCATGGCCGCCGCCGCTGGGTTTGGGCGGGTGATTTTGGGGCAGGGGGGAATTCTATCGACTCCTGCTGCGTCTAATCTGATCAGGCAATACCAAGCCATCGGTGGCATTATTTTATCGGCAAGCCACAACGCGGGCGGACCGGATGGCGATTTCGGTATCAAATTCAACGGTGCTAACGGCGGCCCCGCTCCAGAAAGTCTGACGGAAGCGATGTTTGCGGAATCCAAACAGCTTCACGAATACCATATTGCGCCACTTCAGCCGATTCCGGTCGACAAGTTGGGGACGTACCAAGTGGCGGGCATGTCGGTGGAAGTGATTGATTCCGTAAGCGCTTACCTTGCACTGATGGAAACCATTTTCGATTTTGACAAAATTGCTGCGTTGCTGACCTCCGATCATTTCAAGATGCGTTTTGATGCGATGCACGCGGTGACAGGCCCTTACGGTCATCGGATATTGGAAGAACGCTTGGGTGCACCTGTCGATACGGTGATTCAAGGCGAACCGTTGGCAGACTTTGGTGGCGGGCATCCTGACCCGAATCAAACGCACGCGCACGAGTTGATGGCAATGCTGTATGCGCGGAATTCCGACATTGATTTCGGCGCCGCCTCGGACGGCGACGGCGACCGCAATATGATTTTGGGCAAGCGTTTTTTTGTCACCCCTAGCGATAGCCTCGCGATTTTGGCAGCAAATGCTCGCCTGATTCCGGGCTACAAAGACGGCATTGCAGGCATTGCGCGTTCCATGCCGACCAGCCAAGCGCCGGATCGTGTTGCGGCGAAACTGGGTATCCCGTGTTTTGAAACCCCGACCGGCTGGAAGTTTTTCGGCAACTTATTGGACGCTGGCAAGATCACGCTGTGCGGTGAAGAGAGCTTTGGTACAGGTTCTGATCATGTGCGCGAAAAAGACGGTTTGTGGGCAGTGTTGTTCTGGTTGAACTTGCTGGCGGAAAAGCAGGATTCGGTGGAAAACATCGTGCGCAAGCATTGGGCGGAATACGGGCGTAACTACTATTCACGTCACGATTACGAAGCGATTGAGCTGAAAGACGCCAATGCTCTGGTGGATGCGTTGCAGGCACAGTTGCCGGGTTTGGTAGGCAAACAGTTTGGTGCTTTGACGGTCGGAGCAACCGATAATTTCACTTACACCGATCCGGTCGATGGTTCAGTGAGCAAGAATCAAGGAATTCGCATCCTGTTTACCGACGGTTCGCGCATTATCTTCCGCTTATCGGGTACGGGGACACAGGGCGCAACCTTGCGCGTTTACCTCGAAAAGTACGAAGCCGATGTCAGCAAACACGATCAGGAGGTGCAAGACGCGCTGGCTGATCTTCTCGCCATCGTGCAACAGGTTGCCAGAATCGAGCACTTTACTGGGCGCGAAGCGGCGGATGTTGTGACCTGA
- a CDS encoding ISL3 family transposase has protein sequence MTATFQIPLDIPDVHILSNRSGEKGEFILEVESSLNATTCRRCGREITEFHGYDQPILLRHLPVFGRDVWIEIRPKRYRCPHCDDHPTTTQRLSWHEPRSPHTKAFDAWLVSMLGNSTVSDVSRRCHVGHDAVEGAVNRCIRAKVEWADYTQLRTLGIDEIALKKGHKDFVAIITTLDKNDQVCVLAILPNRLKETVVTFLNSIPAHLKATVKRVCCDMHEGYSNAVKETLPHAHIVVDRFHVAQYYNKAVDNLRKETLTTLKKNLPEDIYQQYCQGMLWPFRHHFWSLDAEQQAQVSHFLGYAPELKQAWLLRHELTATFMKYQTKAEANQQLDAWKQKVTESGLSCFDKFLTLLETWQDSITNYFEDRHTSGFVEGLNNKLKVIKRRCYGLLDVKRFFQQIQIDLRFARGQSFA, from the coding sequence ATGACCGCAACCTTCCAAATTCCGCTCGACATTCCCGATGTTCACATACTATCAAACCGTTCTGGTGAAAAGGGTGAATTCATCCTAGAGGTGGAAAGCAGCCTGAACGCGACGACTTGCCGCCGTTGTGGGCGGGAGATCACGGAGTTTCATGGTTATGATCAACCGATCCTGCTGCGCCACCTGCCGGTATTTGGGCGTGATGTATGGATAGAAATCCGCCCCAAACGTTACCGTTGCCCTCACTGTGATGATCACCCGACCACAACTCAACGACTAAGCTGGCACGAACCCCGTAGCCCGCACACCAAAGCGTTTGATGCTTGGTTGGTGAGCATGTTGGGTAATTCCACGGTAAGCGATGTTAGCCGCCGTTGCCATGTCGGGCATGATGCGGTGGAAGGGGCGGTTAATCGTTGCATCCGTGCCAAGGTGGAGTGGGCGGATTACACCCAATTACGCACCTTGGGTATTGACGAGATAGCCCTGAAGAAAGGTCACAAGGATTTTGTCGCGATCATCACCACCTTGGATAAGAACGACCAAGTTTGTGTACTGGCAATCCTACCCAATCGCCTAAAAGAAACGGTGGTGACGTTTCTCAACAGCATTCCCGCGCACCTGAAAGCCACGGTAAAGCGCGTTTGCTGCGATATGCATGAAGGTTACAGCAACGCCGTCAAGGAAACGTTGCCCCATGCGCACATCGTGGTTGACCGTTTCCATGTGGCACAATACTACAACAAGGCGGTGGATAATTTGCGCAAAGAAACGCTGACAACACTCAAGAAAAACCTTCCAGAGGACATCTACCAACAGTACTGTCAGGGGATGTTATGGCCGTTTCGTCACCATTTCTGGTCGCTGGACGCAGAACAACAAGCACAAGTCAGCCATTTCTTGGGCTATGCACCGGAACTGAAACAAGCATGGCTGTTACGTCATGAACTGACGGCAACCTTCATGAAATACCAAACCAAAGCCGAAGCCAACCAACAATTGGATGCTTGGAAACAGAAAGTGACGGAATCAGGGCTAAGCTGTTTCGATAAATTCCTGACCTTGCTCGAAACTTGGCAAGACAGCATTACCAACTATTTTGAAGACCGGCATACGTCGGGTTTTGTCGAAGGCTTGAACAACAAGCTTAAAGTCATCAAACGACGCTGTTATGGCTTGTTGGATGTTAAACGATTTTTTCAGCAGATTCAGATTGACCTACGCTTTGCGCGAGGACAATCTTTTGCATAA
- the mnmH gene encoding tRNA 2-selenouridine(34) synthase MnmH: MNPKDLGKHLPLIDDLHSLFLSDRPLLDVRAPVEFLEGAFPNAVNHPLMDDADREAIGTCYKQQGQDAAIALGMQRVSGDIKDARVAAWAAFAREHPDGVLYCFRGGLRSRISQQLLYEYTGIEYPRVDGGYKQMRQFLREQLDSLPNRLQPIILSGRTGSGKTRFLQTITQMIDLEGTANHRGSAFGSQAQRQPTQIQFENTLSIALLRKISQQQTTLLFEDESRSIGSVHLPETFFKRLSEAPVILMQLPDEERVEISYQEYVLDNLQAFITLHNGDEAAGFAAFSAYLLGSLDKIQRRLGGVRYQQVRQTMQAALAHQERTGQTEGHYDVVRLILLDYYDPMYDYQISKKQDRLVFTGSPAEVRDYLNAQGIQ, translated from the coding sequence ATGAATCCCAAAGACCTTGGTAAGCATCTACCGCTGATTGACGATTTGCACAGCCTGTTCCTATCCGACCGACCATTGTTGGATGTCCGCGCCCCCGTGGAATTTCTGGAAGGGGCATTTCCTAACGCTGTCAATCACCCGCTGATGGATGACGCGGATCGCGAAGCCATCGGCACCTGCTATAAACAGCAAGGGCAAGACGCGGCGATTGCCTTGGGGATGCAACGAGTCAGCGGCGATATTAAGGATGCACGGGTAGCGGCGTGGGCAGCCTTCGCCCGTGAGCACCCTGATGGTGTGTTGTACTGCTTCCGGGGGGGATTGCGCTCGCGCATCTCGCAGCAATTGCTGTACGAATACACAGGCATCGAATACCCGCGTGTTGATGGTGGCTATAAGCAGATGCGGCAGTTCTTGCGGGAACAATTGGACAGTTTACCGAACCGACTACAGCCTATTATTCTCAGCGGACGCACGGGTTCTGGCAAAACCCGTTTTCTGCAAACCATCACTCAAATGATTGATTTGGAGGGAACAGCGAACCATCGCGGCTCAGCATTCGGCTCACAAGCACAGCGTCAACCGACGCAAATCCAGTTTGAAAACACCCTGAGCATTGCCTTACTGCGCAAGATTAGCCAACAGCAAACCACCCTATTATTTGAAGATGAAAGCCGCAGTATCGGCTCGGTACATTTACCCGAAACGTTTTTCAAGCGGCTCTCGGAAGCGCCGGTGATCTTGATGCAATTGCCGGATGAGGAGCGGGTAGAAATCAGTTATCAGGAGTATGTGCTGGATAATTTGCAAGCCTTCATCACGCTGCATAACGGTGATGAAGCCGCAGGTTTTGCCGCGTTTAGTGCGTACTTGCTGGGCAGTTTGGATAAAATTCAGCGACGCTTGGGCGGGGTTCGTTACCAACAAGTACGCCAGACGATGCAGGCTGCATTGGCGCACCAAGAACGGACGGGGCAAACTGAGGGGCATTATGATGTGGTGCGCCTCATTTTGTTGGATTATTACGACCCGATGTATGATTACCAGATCAGTAAGAAGCAGGATCGGCTGGTGTTTACGGGTTCACCAGCCGAGGTGCGGGATTACCTTAACGCACAAGGCATTCAATAA
- the selD gene encoding selenide, water dikinase SelD produces the protein METPIRMTEYSHGSGCGCKIAPAVLDVILHSQLPPDVCDALLVGNSSRDDAAVYDLGNGTAVISTTDFFMPIVDDPFTFGRIAATNAISDVYAMGGKPIMAIAIFGWPLDKLPPEVGREVVEGGRKACQDAGIPLAGGHSIDAPEPIFGLAVTGIVQTRHLKQNSTAQAGCKLYLTKPLGIGILTTAQKRKVLLPEHANLAIDTMCQMNSIGAQFGEMPAVTALTDVTGFGLGGHLREMCEGSGLQAVIQFDQVPVLPHIPQYLEMDCSPGGAKRNFDSYGYALGAMTERQRQIICDPQTSGGLLVALAPEGEAEFLAVCQQAGMDLQPIGYLREPVAGNALITLE, from the coding sequence ATGGAAACCCCCATCCGCATGACCGAATACAGCCACGGCTCCGGTTGTGGCTGTAAAATTGCCCCCGCCGTACTGGATGTCATCTTACACAGCCAACTGCCACCTGATGTTTGCGATGCTTTGCTGGTCGGTAACAGTTCCCGCGATGATGCTGCCGTTTACGATTTAGGCAATGGCACTGCTGTCATCAGCACTACCGATTTTTTCATGCCGATTGTCGATGATCCGTTCACTTTTGGACGCATTGCCGCCACCAATGCCATCAGCGATGTCTACGCAATGGGCGGTAAACCGATCATGGCGATTGCGATTTTCGGCTGGCCGCTCGACAAATTGCCGCCAGAAGTCGGGCGTGAAGTCGTCGAAGGTGGGCGCAAAGCATGTCAGGATGCAGGCATTCCCCTCGCAGGCGGTCACAGCATCGACGCACCCGAACCCATTTTCGGCTTGGCAGTCACGGGCATTGTGCAAACCCGTCACCTCAAGCAAAACAGCACTGCGCAAGCCGGATGCAAGCTGTATCTCACCAAACCGTTGGGTATCGGCATCCTCACCACCGCGCAAAAACGCAAAGTTTTGTTGCCAGAACATGCCAATCTTGCGATTGATACCATGTGCCAGATGAACAGCATCGGCGCACAATTCGGCGAAATGCCAGCCGTCACCGCGCTCACCGATGTCACCGGCTTTGGGCTGGGCGGGCATTTACGCGAAATGTGCGAAGGCAGCGGCTTGCAAGCAGTTATTCAGTTCGACCAAGTGCCGGTATTGCCACACATCCCGCAATATCTGGAAATGGATTGCTCACCCGGTGGGGCGAAACGCAATTTCGACAGCTACGGTTATGCGCTGGGTGCAATGACAGAACGCCAACGGCAAATCATTTGCGACCCCCAAACCAGCGGCGGCTTGCTGGTCGCACTTGCGCCCGAAGGCGAAGCGGAATTCTTAGCCGTGTGCCAACAGGCAGGTATGGACTTGCAACCGATTGGCTACTTACGCGAACCCGTTGCCGGTAACGCGCTGATTACGTTGGAATAA